A window of Grus americana isolate bGruAme1 chromosome 15, bGruAme1.mat, whole genome shotgun sequence genomic DNA:
GCCCAGGGAAACAGCAGCGGAGCGGTGTGTCTGCTGCCTGTCTGTGCGTCGGGAGCAAACTGCAAAGGCGGAAGAGCCCTTCAAACTGGTGGCACAGGAATAGATGGTTGTAAATGCACATGCAGACGCTGGCATCTAGACTGGGATGTGTCTGAGGGTGGAGGAAAAGCCCTATGGGTTCATGAGAGCGCTTGCAGGAGCAGGGGCCAGCATGGCCCAGGGACTCCCAGCCCCGTGTTTGTGTGCGGGCAGGGTCCCCGCACACCCAGCGCccggctgctgcctgcactcGGCCACCGCAGGCACCGCTCGCCTGACACACTGTCTCCCATCCCTCGCCAACGCtcatctcctccctctggtgtCACAGCGCAGAGCAAACCCAAGGCTAGTTTAGTACCTTCTAATCCATCACCTGTGGTGTAAAgacaatgatttttatttttattttttttttaaattcaggctCCAAAACTCTGAAATTGGTGGCCCTGTTCTGGACtgcggctctgcctgccccggTGCCAGGGGGAGAGCAGACACCTGGGGCAGGTGTGGGGGCACTTCCCTGGCAGTCACTGGGGATTTGTGGCTCAGGGGCTTGAGAACAGTGTTTCTGCTTAATggtctgtggatttttttcactcCATGAACATGTCTGATTGCTTTTGGAGCTTATGCAGGCACCTAGttcccccagcatccccaatACAGTCCTAAACCACCATTGTGATGGATGGAGCCAGGAGGGATTAATCCTACCCCTGCTCCCCCCGGAGAATCCTTCAAGGGGATGCAAGAACCACATTTGGCTTGGCACATCCTTCCCCCCTGTTCCCCAGAGGGATGCATGGTGAGGTGACAGGCTGAGCTCCATCCCTCGGATCCTGCTaccagtgggggggggggggcgtgtggAAGCGGGCAGGGCTCTCGGTGGGGCACCCAGGGAGCCCATGGCCAGTACTGCTCCCCTGTACCATGGCCAGCCTTACgggcagctccctccctccctccctccctccctccctctggtGGGAGCACCGCGACACCCCAGCCCATCCCGACCCCAGCCCCGGCACAGACGGACACGGTGCTGTGGCAAAGGTGTCTTTATTGATGGCACTTGGGTGTGGGCGATGGCTCATCTGTACTTCTCAGCCAGCACGGCGGCCACGGCTGACAGGAACTTGTCAAAGGCGGCATGGACCTCAGGGGTGTAGTCCTTGCCCAGGTGTGCAGCCAGCACCACCTGGAAGCACTGCGACAGCAGCTGCAAGGCAAAATGGGGCTCAGCACCACTGCTATGGCCTccatccccccgccccggtccccATCCCCTGGTCCCCGTCCCCTGTTCCCTGTTCCCCATCCCCCGCCTGCCTTGAAGTTGACGGGGTCGACGCGCAGGTTGTAGGCATGCAGGTTGCTGAGCTCAGACAGGGCCTGGCTGAGGTTGTCCAGGTTCTTGACGGCATTACTCAAGGCAGCCACTACCTTCTTGCCGTGGCTGCGGACCTGGTCAGAGCCGGGGTTCAGGTCGAAGTGGGGGAAGTAGGTCTTGGTCTGGGGGTAGACGCAGAACATCCTGCCGGAGCGGGACAGTCAGTGCCGCTGACCCCCAGCTGGaccccccccaccagccccccgTGGGGCTCCCACCCACTCTCCCCCCTTGCCCATGGGGTCCCTGAGCCCAGCCTGCACCTCTCCAGGGCCTCTCTTCCACAGTCATCCTGCTGGTTCGCAATCTTCTCCCACACCTGCAGGATCAGCTTCTTGTCCTCGGCGGTCAGCATGGTGGCAGCTGGTGGCAGTGGGCAGGTCTTGGTGGCAGCAGTACCCGCAGGGACGCCCTCTTATAGCAGTCGGCACCTCCACCCTGGCCTTATCTTATCAGCGccaaggggcgggggggggggctgcagacGCACAGTGCTGGGCCCAGGGAGCGGCTGCAGCACTGCCTTGGGGGGCCCCGGCTGCCCTGGAGGGCCCAGCCCTGAGGAGGCCCCACGGGGGCctggctgccctgccctgccccaccgCTCCAGCCCCTCACCAGGCTGGGGGCCGGGGGCAGCACCCGACCGGGCTGCCTCATGGTCAACAGCAGCCACTGGCATGGCTGGTGGGTGCCACAGCCTCAGCCTCGCTGGCCGGCATGTCTTCAAGCCTCCTGTCAGGATCCACCATTCCTCCCCCCAGCCCGACCAGGGTCCTCACTGACTCTGTGGGTGTCAGGGTGGGTCCCACACGTGTGCCTCATGTTCTCCAGACTCCGGCAcatccagcccctctctgcccaaAGAGCCCGTGGGCCTCTGAGCAGGAGCCACACACAAGCCCTCCCAGGTCACGCTGGGGGTCTACAATGGGAAACACCATCTCTCCAGCAGCCTAGAGAAACCTGGGCAGGGAAGAACCTCCTTTTTGGGCACACGGTCCTCCCCAAGTCCGTCCTGTGATGCTTGTCAGGCCTGgacttcttcccttcttcccaccCCAGTGTGTGCTCATGCCTCTCCATAAATGCTGGGACATTCTGCAGGGCGTATGGTGTTGGTGACTGTCACGTCCTTCGCTCAGCCTCCATACGAAGTCTTCGGTACAAATTTGGGGTTAGGGACACACCAGGTGCTGACCTACCATCTAAGTTGTGGACTTAAACGTTCAGGTTACCCGAGACCCACAAATgtagaatgttttaaaaaaatgctgtggtACACTGTGTGACATGTTTAGAGCAATTTGGTGGCGTCAGAGCTTCCGCACCATCTCTCTCCCCCTTGCCCAAACACAGTCCCGAAATTTTGTGAATGAGATGAGGATGACAGCTTGCAGTGCCAGTTCAGGTTGTTGATCAGAGCGTGCTTAAGACTTTCGCACCTACCTTTCCATGTCAGAAGTCCTCTGAGACAGGCATGAGCAGTGAATGTAACCtgacaaataattttctcctcagcagctgacatggtgctgtgttttagatttttgACCAAGCCAGCCCCGATAACGCACTGATGTTCTGGCTTTTGCTGAGCAGCGTTCGCACGGCATGAAGGCCGGCTCTGCTTCTcactctgcccccccccagggaaTAGGTTATAGATTTTGGGGTGCTTGATacgctgggaggggacacaaccgGGCAGATGATCCCAACTAACCAAAGAGGTATTTCATACCATATAACGCCATgcaataaaagggaaaagaggggggTTTAGGGAGTTTTAGGGGGATTACCCATCTCTTTTGCTCaggaactggctgggcatcagtctaCCCACGGGAGGCGGtgagtgattgcctttgcatcggctgttttgttttgttttcttccctcttcttccacttatccttcacttattaaactattatttctggggttttttaaaatttgtttgtttgattttgacCCTaaatttttcttacttttattcttcctttcttcttcccctcatCCCattgaggaggggaagtgagTGAGCGACAGAGGAATCCCGGGAATTTGTGGTCCCCCAGATGCCATCAACGCTGATCTCCAGTGGCCACTAGTATTCCCAAATTTCAAATGCACGTAAAGTTCCCCGTATAAAAATAAGAGATGTCAAGCTGAGGGGATGGTCCCCTTACCAAAACTGTTTAGCAGGTGTGATAGCCCAAGGTGGTCATGAAGCACATCAGATACCTTGCCCATACCCCATGGAGAGGAGCATGGGAAGACAATGCCCAGCATTGCTCTGGGCACATCACGACGTATGGCAATGCAGGTTTTGTTCACAACAGGCCATGACGGGTTTTGGATAGGCCAAACAGAAAGCCTGGGTCCATTCGATATCCTAGCAGGGTACAAGATTGTTTCCTGCTCAGCCTGGAAACAGCCTTTGGTGGATATACCTTTGGTGAGCAGTAGCAGTCACAGGGCTCTAGCCTGTTCTGGGCTTCTGCTCGTTGTTATGTTATTCCCCCTGAATATGGTGTTATGTTATTCCCACTTAATTTACACAGCTTAGTATTTTCCCCTCCATATTGTGTAGACATTTCAGAACCCCCCTGCCTGAACAGTAAGGTGTATGGGTGGACCACATGGAGATGAAAGCACAGAGACTATAGCTCATGTTTGAATTATTTATTGGGTTTTGCAGATGACCAAGCCCCTGCATAGGGGATTTGAGAGGACTGCATAGGAAGAGGTGAATACCCCAGAGCCTGGCAGCTGTGG
This region includes:
- the LOC129213104 gene encoding hemoglobin subunit alpha-2, which gives rise to MLTAEDKKLILQVWEKIANQQDDCGREALERMFCVYPQTKTYFPHFDLNPGSDQVRSHGKKVVAALSNAVKNLDNLSQALSELSNLHAYNLRVDPVNFKLLSQCFQVVLAAHLGKDYTPEVHAAFDKFLSAVAAVLAEKYR